The sequence CTCCTTGCCCGGTGACTTCTTCGACGTGGCCAGGCTCAAGGCAGCGATGGCCAAGGCACTCGTGGCTTTCTACCCCCTGGCCGGCCGTCTCGGCATGGACGGCAACGGCCGGGCAGAGATCGACTGCACCGGCCAGGGCGCGCTCTTCGTCGTCGCTCGCTCGGACCTCACCATCGACGACTTCCGCAGCTTCTTGCCGTCGCCGGAGCTGAGGACGCTGTTTGTTCCCCGCGTCGAAGACCACTCGCCGTCCGTCTTGTGCGCTGTCCAGGTGACCTTCTTGAAGTGCGGCGGGGTGGCATTAGGGACGGCGCTGCACCACGTCGCCGTCGACGCCATCAGCGCGTTCCACTTCTTGCAGACGTGGTCTGCCTTctccaagggcggcggcgcggcggcgctagAGCTCCCGTTCCACGACCGCACCCTCCTCCGCGCGCGCTCCCCACCCTTTGTCCACCCCGACGCCTTCTCGGTCTTCAGCCCCCAGCTGAAATTATCCGTCGAGCCGTCGGAGACCGTCGTCACCCAGGCTTTCGTCGTCTCCAAGGACCAGGTCACCGCTCTCAAGCGTGCctgcgtcggcggcgacggcggccgcgTGAGCACGTTCTGTGCCCTGAGTGCCCACGTGTGGCGGTGCGTCTGCGTCGCCCGCCGGCTGCCACCGGACGCTACCACCCGCCTGACCTTCCCGGCCAGCGTCCGGCGCAGCATAAGGCCACCACTCCCGCCTGGCTACTGCGGCAACGGGATCATCTGGCTTGGCGCGGCTGGCAAGGTGCGAGACGTCGCCTCCTCGGAGTCGGAGAACCTGGTGTTCGTGGCCGGCCAGATCAACAGCGCCGTCCGTCGGATGGACGACGAGCTAGTGCGCTCGGCGATAGACTACTTCGAGCTCACCGAGATCAACAGCAAGCCGGCGCCGGGGCGCATGCCAGAGACGGAGCTGCGGGTGATCAGTTGGCTTGGCATGCCGGTGTACGACGTGGACTTCGGGTGGGGGAAGCCGCTGGCAATGCTGCGTGCAGTGTCGGAGCGCGCCGGGTTCGTCTATCTGATGGACAGCAGGAAGGGGGACGGCAGCGTGCGCGTCCTCATGTGTACGGAGGCCGCGATCCTCAACGACTTCCAGCGCCTACTGTACGCCCGGTTCTAGCTCCAGGCGCGgctccaccacctccacctccacctccatctCCACCTTGTCCACACCCACCGTCTCCAAAGATCAGAGTACGGATTGGGCCTTTCACCCTGTCAATTTATCAAACACCTCCACTGCCACCACCAAGGTATTTTTGGAACTTCCGTTGGGGAGCCACGTCACTCTCGTATTGTGCCAGTATTTTTTTTTGGCGTGGGAAATTTTCAATCatgtaataaaaattacaaccatgtTCGTGGATCACCTAACAACGACTACAAGCAGTCGAGTGAGTCGGAGACGTGTCGCCGTCATCGCTCCTCCCTCGTCGGAGCCCGGCAAACCTTGTTGTTGTAAACAGttcgaaagtcgtcgtgctaaggccccatagcacCAGCGCACCAGAGCAGCAACCATGCCTATAAAGAAACTAGTAGATCGGAAGCATCAAATATATGAACATGCAAACAAAGACGAACGTAGACCGGATCCAAGCAGATCCATCGAAGACCAGCACCGACCGAATCCCACAAGTTccgacgga comes from Triticum dicoccoides isolate Atlit2015 ecotype Zavitan unplaced genomic scaffold, WEW_v2.0 scaffold221652, whole genome shotgun sequence and encodes:
- the LOC119345282 gene encoding putrescine hydroxycinnamoyltransferase 1-like, which produces MSVDEVEVVESCMVAPCQETPRRGMWLSPLDLLLLNRGHTPAVYFYPYRSLPGDFFDVARLKAAMAKALVAFYPLAGRLGMDGNGRAEIDCTGQGALFVVARSDLTIDDFRSFLPSPELRTLFVPRVEDHSPSVLCAVQVTFLKCGGVALGTALHHVAVDAISAFHFLQTWSAFSKGGGAAALELPFHDRTLLRARSPPFVHPDAFSVFSPQLKLSVEPSETVVTQAFVVSKDQVTALKRACVGGDGGRVSTFCALSAHVWRCVCVARRLPPDATTRLTFPASVRRSIRPPLPPGYCGNGIIWLGAAGKVRDVASSESENLVFVAGQINSAVRRMDDELVRSAIDYFELTEINSKPAPGRMPETELRVISWLGMPVYDVDFGWGKPLAMLRAVSERAGFVYLMDSRKGDGSVRVLMCTEAAILNDFQRLLYARF